From the Methanobrevibacter sp. genome, the window CATTGTTCGGTTACAGCACCAGTTAATAATAAGACATCAGCTTCACGAGGATTGTTTTGAACATAAATACCATATTGCTCTAAATCATATCTTGGGGACAATAATGCAACGACTTCTACGTCACAGCCATTACATCCACCACAATTCACAATACAGACATGAATTGAGCTTTTCCTCACAGCATCTTTAACAGTGTCTAACATGTACTCCCTCTTTTATTTTATAAATGAATAAATAAACATCAATATTTAATTTCTTTTTTCAATAATTCAAATAATTCTAATTTTCCTTCTTTTAGGACATCATCATATGATCTGCCTTTTTTAACTTCCCCTACAAGTTTCATTTTTAATTTTTTACCTTCACTTTCAGGTATTATCTCCAGCGTACCTATAAACCAGCAAAGCCTTAAATCAGCATTGAATTTTTGGTATAGACAAATGTCTCTTGCTGTTTCGAATGTCCCATGCAAAGCTTCAAGGTCACTCATGGAGAACAAATCGAAGAACACCTCTTCAAGTTCTTCGGTTGTGCAATCAAAATCCTTGGAAAGTGGAATTATGATGTCTCTTTGCCAAGCATAGCTTTTAATTATCCTATCTTGCATTAATCTTAATCTTTCGTTGTCATTCATTTTAAATCAACATCCCACTTTTCAATAAGAAGTATAATACTATTGCAACAACTAAACCTACAGCAGTCTCCCTTCTGCCGTATCCAGGTCTTCCACCCATTACGAATCCAGCGAGGAGAAAACCGATTGCAGATAAAATCATATTGCCTGAACAGAAACCCAATGCCCATCCGACAGCAGCCCCTACAGCAAGCAATACATTGAATTCATGGTCTGCAACATAAGGCTCGCCATGTAATTTGTAACTGTAGAGCAAACCAAGAATGGAACCAACAGCAAATGCAACGATGTAAATCATATAATCTAACATAATATCTCCTACATTGGTTTATAAAGCAATATAAATGAACATATAATTGCTACAATTGTTATTACAAAACATAATTTCTCAATACCTTCAATCTTATGTGCAAAGTTGCCCTTAGAAAGCAATACGAAAGCACTTAAGATGATTCCAATAATTATTATCGGAGCAATAATAGCTGAATGGAATATTGTTGTCAATACACCTATAACG encodes:
- a CDS encoding DUF1959 domain-containing protein codes for the protein MNDNERLRLMQDRIIKSYAWQRDIIIPLSKDFDCTTEELEEVFFDLFSMSDLEALHGTFETARDICLYQKFNADLRLCWFIGTLEIIPESEGKKLKMKLVGEVKKGRSYDDVLKEGKLELFELLKKEIKY
- a CDS encoding DUF2104 domain-containing protein, which encodes MLDYMIYIVAFAVGSILGLLYSYKLHGEPYVADHEFNVLLAVGAAVGWALGFCSGNMILSAIGFLLAGFVMGGRPGYGRRETAVGLVVAIVLYFLLKSGMLI